A stretch of DNA from Synergistaceae bacterium:
GACAAGACCTGTGGAGAAGAAGGGAACAAACGTAAGCAGCAGCAGACAAACGATCAGCAGGATGTAAAAAGGCACGGCTTCCCTTATGAAACTTCGTATCCTGCAGCCGGTAATGCCGCAGGTGACGAACATCAGCGTACCCATAGGGGGCGAAAGACAGCCGATGGCCATGTTGAATATAAAAACCATGCCGAAGTGAATTTTGTCCAGCCCGAAGGCCTGAGCCACGGGGGCCAGAATCGGGACAAGGACGAGCATGGCCGCGTTGCCCTCTATGAACATCCCCACGATCAGCAGAAACACGTTGACCACCATCAGAAACACGTACTTGTTGGAGATGATGGTCACCAGAAATTCGGTGATTTTCTGAGGAACCCGCTCCTTGGTCAGAATCCAGGCGAAAGCGGACGCCGCCCCCACGATGAGCATGATGGAGGCCGTCGTCGTCACGGTTTCCTTAATTCCCTGAATCAGACCCTTCCAGGTCAGCTCTTTGTAAAGGATGCCCAAAAACAGCGAGTAAACGATGGCGACGGCTCCCGCTTCGGTTGCGGTAAAAACGCCGAGCCGGATGCCGCCGATGATGATAATGGGCAGACACAGAGGCAAAGCGGCGCTTTTCAGGGCCGTCCAAAACTCCCTGACGCTCACCCGGGTGGTTCGCAGAGGGAGGTACCCCCGTTTTCTGGAGATGACGGAGACCAGAATCATCAGGCTGATGCACAGAAGAACCCCTGGGCCTATGCCGGCGATAAACAGCTTGCCGATGGACACGTTGGCGACGCAGCCGTAGATAATC
This window harbors:
- a CDS encoding TRAP transporter large permease; translation: MTQNVIGICSITLLILLFMKVPVFVSVLGASGVYFYLSPTANAQIFAQRVLAGCESIPLLAIVFFVCAGIFMNYSGVTQRVLDFCEVLTGRMTGGLAQVNVLLSTLMGGLSGSNLADAAMEAKMLVPTMVKKGFSLEFSAVVTATSAMITPLIPPGIALIIYGCVANVSIGKLFIAGIGPGVLLCISLMILVSVISRKRGYLPLRTTRVSVREFWTALKSAALPLCLPIIIIGGIRLGVFTATEAGAVAIVYSLFLGILYKELTWKGLIQGIKETVTTTASIMLIVGAASAFAWILTKERVPQKITEFLVTIISNKYVFLMVVNVFLLIVGMFIEGNAAMLVLVPILAPVAQAFGLDKIHFGMVFIFNMAIGCLSPPMGTLMFVTCGITGCRIRSFIREAVPFYILLIVCLLLLTFVPFFSTGLVSLIY